Proteins from a genomic interval of Croceicoccus naphthovorans:
- a CDS encoding PQQ-dependent sugar dehydrogenase yields MHITRLLLPAFIALASCGVPSSAGGSGQAVENADQTEAGDPGTQFAVQEMARFDEPWAMAFEPGTGTLFVTEKSGALKFLTADGQRGSVSGVPIVAYGGQGGFGDIAFAPDYAASRAIYLSWAEAGRGNLRGAAVGRGTLSCESDTACTIKDLRVIWRQMPKVSGQGHYSHRLAFAPDGQYLFVASGDRQKMDPAQDPQSTLGKIVRLNLDGTPAAGNPLADENVALPEVWTMGHRNILGLAFDGQGQLWGLEHGPQGGDELNRIKPGKNYGWPVVSNGDHYGGQPIPNHAERPEFAPPAISWNPVIAPGDMLIYSGAQFPGLQGHALIAGLKTQALIDVSLDSDGPVERARYDFGRGLRALAQGPDGSIWVAENGKNARILRLTPR; encoded by the coding sequence TTGCACATCACCCGCCTTCTCTTGCCCGCCTTTATCGCGCTTGCAAGCTGCGGCGTTCCCTCTTCCGCAGGCGGGAGTGGACAGGCTGTCGAAAACGCGGACCAGACCGAGGCGGGCGACCCCGGCACGCAATTCGCGGTGCAGGAAATGGCGCGGTTTGACGAACCGTGGGCCATGGCCTTCGAACCGGGAACCGGTACGCTGTTCGTGACCGAGAAAAGCGGCGCGCTAAAATTCCTGACCGCGGACGGCCAGCGCGGGTCGGTGAGCGGTGTGCCGATCGTCGCCTATGGCGGTCAGGGCGGGTTCGGCGATATCGCCTTTGCGCCGGACTATGCGGCCAGCCGCGCAATCTATCTCAGTTGGGCCGAGGCGGGTCGCGGCAATTTACGCGGCGCTGCGGTGGGGCGCGGCACGCTATCGTGCGAAAGCGATACGGCCTGCACCATTAAGGATTTGCGCGTGATCTGGCGACAGATGCCGAAGGTATCGGGTCAAGGGCACTACTCGCACCGCCTCGCTTTTGCGCCCGACGGACAATACCTGTTCGTCGCGTCGGGCGACCGGCAGAAGATGGACCCTGCGCAGGACCCGCAGTCGACGCTGGGCAAGATCGTGCGCCTCAATCTCGATGGCACGCCTGCGGCCGGAAATCCGCTGGCGGACGAAAACGTGGCCCTTCCGGAAGTCTGGACGATGGGGCACCGCAATATCCTTGGCCTCGCTTTCGATGGGCAGGGGCAGCTATGGGGTCTGGAACACGGACCGCAGGGTGGCGACGAATTGAACCGGATCAAGCCGGGCAAAAACTATGGCTGGCCGGTCGTCTCGAACGGCGATCATTATGGCGGCCAGCCGATCCCGAACCATGCCGAACGTCCTGAATTTGCCCCACCGGCGATTAGCTGGAACCCGGTCATCGCGCCTGGCGATATGCTGATCTATTCGGGCGCACAGTTTCCCGGGCTTCAGGGTCACGCCCTGATCGCTGGCCTGAAAACGCAGGCGCTCATTGACGTATCGCTCGATAGCGACGGGCCGGTCGAACGTGCCCGCTATGATTTCGGGCGCGGACTGCGTGCTTTGGCACAGGGGCCCGACGGTTCGATCTGGGTCGCCGAGAACGGCAAGAACGCCCGTATCCTGCGCCTGACACCGCGCTAG
- a CDS encoding GNAT family N-acetyltransferase: MATIIPLDQVEPALVEALLDRAFEPERQKRTAYKVRDGVEWLPGLSFAALDDEDYLVGTIQCWPVALTDEAGRAHPLVMVGPVAVLPEQQNDGYGKALTLASLSALEDLAGDAAPLPQVLIGDADYYGRFFGFTAQGTAGWQLPGPWDPARLLVRTDNQAVLPETGMLGPWRG; this comes from the coding sequence ATGGCCACGATCATTCCCCTCGACCAGGTCGAACCCGCGCTTGTCGAAGCGCTGCTCGACCGCGCGTTCGAGCCGGAACGGCAGAAGCGAACCGCCTACAAGGTGCGCGACGGGGTGGAATGGCTACCCGGCCTGTCCTTTGCTGCGCTGGATGACGAAGACTATCTGGTCGGCACGATCCAGTGCTGGCCGGTCGCATTGACCGACGAAGCAGGCCGCGCACATCCGCTGGTCATGGTCGGACCCGTGGCCGTGCTGCCCGAACAGCAGAACGACGGGTATGGCAAGGCGCTGACCCTCGCCTCGCTCTCGGCGCTAGAAGATCTGGCCGGGGACGCCGCCCCGCTGCCACAAGTGCTGATCGGCGATGCGGATTATTACGGTCGGTTCTTCGGCTTCACTGCGCAGGGTACCGCCGGATGGCAGCTTCCCGGTCCATGGGACCCGGCCCGTCTGCTGGTTCGCACCGATAATCAGGCAGTTCTGCCCGAAACCGGTATGCTTGGGCCTTGGCGCGGGTGA
- a CDS encoding DUF1285 domain-containing protein, with amino-acid sequence MPYEVPPDLAGMTLAEVAEAVAARTLPPVSQWNPDNVGESGMRIARDGRWYHDDSEITRPAMVRAFSGLLRRDGNEYWLVVPYQKLSIAVDDAPFIATDVRRDECGGKPVLTFRLNTDEFVTADTDHPITARGDAQTPAIYVTVRDGLEARLDRSTYTQLAEIAIAEGAEPLSVTSNGATFALVPSVA; translated from the coding sequence ATGCCATACGAAGTCCCTCCCGATCTTGCCGGAATGACCCTTGCCGAAGTGGCAGAGGCGGTCGCCGCGCGTACATTGCCGCCGGTTTCGCAATGGAACCCGGACAACGTGGGCGAAAGCGGCATGCGCATCGCGCGCGACGGGCGCTGGTATCATGACGATAGCGAGATCACCCGCCCGGCGATGGTCCGCGCCTTTTCCGGCCTGCTGCGGCGGGATGGAAACGAATACTGGCTGGTCGTCCCGTATCAAAAGCTTTCGATCGCGGTTGACGATGCGCCCTTTATCGCCACCGACGTTCGCCGCGATGAATGCGGCGGAAAACCGGTACTGACCTTTCGCCTGAACACCGACGAGTTCGTGACCGCTGATACCGATCACCCGATCACAGCGCGCGGCGACGCCCAAACGCCAGCGATCTACGTAACCGTGCGCGACGGGCTGGAAGCGCGGCTGGACCGCTCTACCTATACCCAGCTTGCCGAAATCGCGATTGCGGAGGGTGCGGAGCCACTATCGGTCACCAGCAACGGCGCTACGTTCGCATTGGTGCCATCCGTCGCATGA
- a CDS encoding NUDIX hydrolase, whose protein sequence is MSAIRDRLVDMHLRGHRRDVHGIRSENEMAPETRRDAAVLIAVTERAEEDGPGPGVFLIERPAKMRNHGGQVALPGGAIDPGENAVQAALREAHEEIALPLSAVHVIGPTDRYVTGTGFSITPILATVSPNLKLRANPAEVDEWFEAPLSHLLDPASWSTRSLFYRGRDRQFLETHWDGHHIWGATAGIFANLAMRLGWEGWD, encoded by the coding sequence ATGAGCGCGATCCGCGACCGTCTTGTCGATATGCACCTGCGCGGCCACCGCCGCGACGTGCACGGTATTCGCAGCGAAAACGAAATGGCACCCGAAACCCGGCGCGATGCCGCAGTCCTTATCGCGGTGACAGAACGCGCCGAGGAAGATGGCCCCGGCCCCGGTGTTTTCCTGATCGAGCGGCCCGCAAAGATGCGCAATCACGGCGGACAAGTCGCGCTGCCCGGTGGTGCGATCGATCCGGGTGAGAATGCGGTCCAGGCCGCACTCCGTGAAGCGCACGAGGAAATCGCCCTGCCCCTCTCGGCTGTCCACGTAATCGGGCCGACCGACCGCTACGTCACTGGAACGGGTTTTTCGATCACGCCGATTTTGGCAACGGTATCGCCGAACCTGAAACTGCGCGCCAACCCGGCAGAGGTCGACGAATGGTTCGAAGCGCCGCTGTCGCACTTGCTGGATCCGGCAAGCTGGTCGACCAGATCGCTGTTCTATCGCGGGCGCGACCGCCAATTCCTCGAAACCCACTGGGACGGGCATCATATCTGGGGTGCCACCGCCGGAATTTTCGCAAATCTGGCGATGCGGCTGGGCTGGGAAGGCTGGGACTGA
- a CDS encoding CCA tRNA nucleotidyltransferase: MVPISQAEWVHRKDIAALVAALGADECRYVGGCVRDALMGHEAHDVDIATRHHPDRVVAILKDAGIRTVPTGLEHGTVTAVLDGGPVEITTLRCDVETDGRRATVRFASEWKDDAARRDFTINALYLHPTTLDISDYFGGLDDLDDRRVRFIGDARQRIAEDHLRILRYFRFHARFGSEPPDAEAIAACRELAATLKGLSRERVGWELQNLLALPDPAPTVARMADLGVLKVVLPEAGAVQIDRLARLISAEREGRIAPDPIRRLAALLPPDPALAEQVASRLRLSNAQKKRIKLATMRNDADAVNPRGLAYREGLEVARDRLLLLGEPVNTIANWELPALPIKGGDIVAAGVGAGPDVAKVLRAVETRWIANGFPDEAQTRAFMAEEIANLG; this comes from the coding sequence ATGGTGCCCATATCACAAGCCGAATGGGTCCACCGCAAGGACATTGCCGCGCTGGTCGCGGCGCTGGGTGCTGACGAATGCCGTTATGTCGGCGGCTGCGTGCGCGATGCGCTGATGGGGCATGAGGCGCATGACGTAGACATCGCCACGCGCCATCACCCGGACCGGGTTGTTGCCATCCTGAAAGATGCGGGCATCCGGACGGTTCCCACCGGCCTGGAACATGGCACGGTGACGGCGGTGCTGGATGGCGGTCCAGTCGAGATTACGACGCTGCGCTGCGATGTAGAGACCGATGGACGCCGCGCGACCGTGCGCTTCGCATCCGAATGGAAAGACGATGCCGCCCGGCGCGACTTTACGATCAACGCGTTGTATCTGCACCCGACAACGCTGGACATCTCGGACTATTTTGGCGGGCTGGACGATCTGGACGACAGGCGCGTGCGGTTCATCGGCGATGCCCGTCAGCGGATTGCCGAGGATCACTTGCGCATCCTCCGCTATTTCCGGTTTCACGCCCGCTTTGGCTCCGAACCGCCCGATGCAGAGGCAATTGCCGCGTGCAGGGAACTGGCCGCAACGCTAAAGGGCCTGTCGCGCGAACGAGTAGGTTGGGAACTGCAGAACCTGCTCGCCTTGCCCGATCCCGCACCGACCGTCGCGCGGATGGCGGATCTTGGCGTGCTCAAGGTGGTTCTCCCAGAGGCGGGCGCGGTGCAGATCGATCGTCTAGCCCGCCTGATCAGTGCCGAGCGTGAGGGCCGCATTGCGCCCGATCCGATCCGACGTTTGGCCGCGCTCTTGCCGCCCGATCCGGCCCTAGCCGAACAGGTCGCGTCACGGCTGCGGCTGTCGAACGCGCAGAAGAAGCGCATCAAGCTGGCGACCATGCGGAACGACGCCGATGCGGTGAACCCGCGCGGGCTTGCCTATCGTGAGGGGCTTGAGGTCGCGCGCGACCGGTTGCTGCTGCTGGGCGAACCGGTGAACACCATCGCCAATTGGGAGTTGCCCGCCTTGCCGATCAAGGGCGGCGATATCGTCGCGGCGGGTGTCGGCGCGGGGCCGGATGTCGCGAAAGTGCTGCGCGCAGTGGAAACCCGCTGGATCGCAAATGGTTTTCCCGATGAAGCGCAGACCCGCGCTTTCATGGCCGAAGAGATCGCCAACCTTGGATGA
- a CDS encoding retropepsin-like aspartic protease family protein, with protein MNTIVEFLQQLPYGDMLADKPALALALIALCVAMVGGALMKVMPKSGALLRGLGSFGLVAVLVLTVIDLARLNPNLAMPQLGVPEQIVDGEETHIPLAGDGHYWIEAEVNGHPTRFLVDTGASLTAISTETAQAAGIEAESMMGTVRLETANGSAPAQLTTIERLETGTIAARELRAVIAPTMNGMNVLGMNFLSRLERWSVDNGTLILVPHEPRVAS; from the coding sequence GTGAACACCATCGTCGAATTCCTGCAACAGCTTCCCTACGGCGACATGCTTGCCGACAAGCCTGCACTGGCGCTCGCGCTGATTGCACTGTGCGTGGCTATGGTTGGCGGGGCGCTCATGAAGGTCATGCCCAAATCGGGCGCGCTGTTGCGCGGGCTGGGCAGTTTCGGGCTTGTTGCCGTACTGGTGCTTACGGTGATCGATCTGGCGCGGCTGAACCCGAACCTTGCCATGCCGCAGCTGGGCGTGCCCGAACAGATCGTCGATGGTGAGGAAACGCACATCCCGCTGGCCGGTGACGGTCACTACTGGATCGAGGCGGAGGTCAACGGACACCCCACCCGGTTCCTCGTCGATACCGGGGCGAGCCTGACCGCGATCTCTACCGAAACGGCGCAAGCTGCCGGGATCGAGGCGGAATCGATGATGGGCACGGTTCGGCTCGAGACGGCGAACGGAAGCGCGCCGGCGCAGCTGACGACGATCGAACGGCTGGAAACCGGAACGATTGCCGCGCGCGAACTGCGTGCGGTGATCGCGCCGACGATGAACGGGATGAATGTGCTGGGGATGAACTTTCTCAGCCGCCTCGAACGCTGGAGCGTCGATAACGGAACGCTGATCCTCGTGCCCCACGAACCGCGCGTGGCCAGCTAG
- a CDS encoding DUF924 family protein — translation MAVEQPWLEVLDFWFRELAPAQWFDGGSEVDAMICRQFGPLVEEALAGDLNHWAQEPRGRLGLIILIDQFTRNVFRGQARAFSGDGKAQTLVLEGLEHGADKVLTLSERQFFYMPLMHAEDSALQDRSVALFAGLVDEVQAIADFARGHRNVVGHFGRFPMRNDALGRADTAGENAYLRAGGGYPVGAIATGRR, via the coding sequence GTGGCGGTAGAACAGCCGTGGCTGGAGGTGCTGGACTTCTGGTTTCGTGAACTCGCTCCAGCGCAGTGGTTCGACGGCGGGTCCGAAGTCGACGCGATGATCTGCCGGCAATTCGGCCCGCTTGTCGAGGAAGCGCTCGCGGGCGATCTGAACCACTGGGCGCAGGAGCCGCGCGGCAGGTTGGGCCTGATCATCCTGATCGACCAGTTCACGCGCAACGTGTTCCGTGGACAGGCTCGTGCCTTTTCCGGCGATGGCAAAGCGCAGACGCTCGTTCTGGAGGGGCTGGAGCATGGGGCGGACAAGGTACTGACCCTGTCGGAAAGGCAGTTCTTCTACATGCCGCTGATGCACGCCGAAGATAGCGCATTGCAGGATCGCAGCGTCGCGCTTTTCGCGGGGCTTGTGGATGAGGTGCAGGCTATAGCGGACTTCGCACGCGGCCACCGCAATGTGGTCGGCCACTTCGGACGTTTCCCCATGCGCAACGATGCTTTGGGCCGTGCCGACACAGCAGGGGAAAATGCCTACCTTCGCGCGGGCGGCGGCTATCCCGTGGGGGCCATCGCCACCGGTCGACGCTAG
- the parC gene encoding DNA topoisomerase IV subunit A codes for MADDLTDMTEPDPFDRLVDAPFDAALSERYLVYALSTITARSLPDLRDGLKPVHRRLLWAMRMLKLDPQSGFKKSARVVGDVIGKYHPHGDASVYDAMVRLAQDFALRYPLVEGQGNFGNIDGDNAAAYRYTEARLTRTAIILMQGLDEGTVDFIPTYNGEEEEPEIFPGIFPNLLANGASGIAVGMATSIPSHNVAEVIDATLKLIDNPRTEHAELMEVFQGPDFATGGLVVDSKDIVSHAYETGKGSFRVRGRFHAAEADKAEDRDAGIERLGGGQWQLVISEIPYQVQKGRLIEQIAALIADRKLPILEDVRDESDEHIRIVLVPKSRNVDPELLKESLYKLTDLETRFSLNLNVLDVGSGGGRTPVVMGLGEVLRNWIAAQIEILLRRSRHRVEQIDRRLELVEGYIIAFLNLDRVIEIIRTEDEPKPVMMAEFGLTDRQTEAILNMRLRSLRKLEEMQLRGERDDLLAEREDLAKLIESPARQRTRLKRDLNALRKEYAEDTELGRRRTTIAEASPMVEFSMDAMIEKEPVTVIVSQRGWVRGMRGHVDLDTEFKFKEGDGPAFALHAQTTDKLLLASADGRFYTLGADKLPGGRGFGEPVRSTLDIDPNAPIVAMMVARPKGQVLLASNNGRGFAAGMDELLAETRKGRAVVNLKPGVTLKVVREIPADHDHVAVVGDNRKLVMFSLEELPVMTRGQGVQLQRYRDGGLSDATTLKLEDGLSWKMGGDSGRTRTESDMWQWRVARGAAGRLPPQGFPRDNRF; via the coding sequence ATGGCTGACGATCTGACTGACATGACCGAACCCGATCCCTTTGACAGGCTGGTGGACGCCCCCTTCGATGCCGCGCTTTCAGAGCGGTATCTCGTCTATGCTTTGTCAACGATTACAGCGCGTTCCCTGCCAGACCTTAGGGATGGTCTGAAGCCGGTTCATCGCCGGCTGCTGTGGGCGATGCGGATGCTGAAGCTCGATCCGCAGTCGGGTTTCAAGAAGTCCGCCCGCGTCGTCGGGGACGTGATCGGCAAGTATCATCCGCACGGCGATGCCAGCGTTTACGATGCGATGGTCCGCCTCGCGCAGGATTTCGCGCTGCGCTATCCGCTGGTTGAAGGGCAAGGCAACTTCGGCAACATCGACGGCGATAATGCCGCAGCCTATCGCTATACCGAGGCGCGCCTGACCCGCACGGCCATCATCCTGATGCAGGGGCTGGACGAAGGCACCGTCGACTTCATCCCGACATACAACGGTGAGGAGGAAGAGCCTGAAATCTTCCCCGGCATCTTCCCGAACCTGCTTGCCAACGGGGCCAGCGGCATCGCCGTGGGCATGGCGACCAGCATTCCCAGCCACAACGTGGCCGAGGTGATCGACGCGACGCTGAAACTGATCGACAATCCGCGTACCGAACATGCCGAGTTGATGGAGGTGTTTCAGGGGCCGGATTTTGCCACCGGCGGACTCGTTGTCGACAGCAAGGACATCGTCAGCCACGCCTATGAAACCGGCAAGGGATCGTTCCGCGTGCGCGGGCGGTTCCATGCGGCAGAGGCGGACAAGGCCGAGGATCGCGACGCCGGGATCGAACGGCTGGGTGGTGGCCAGTGGCAACTGGTCATCAGCGAAATACCCTATCAGGTCCAGAAGGGCCGATTGATCGAGCAGATCGCGGCGCTGATCGCGGATCGCAAGCTGCCGATTCTTGAGGATGTGCGCGACGAGAGTGACGAGCATATCCGTATCGTGCTCGTGCCCAAGAGCCGCAATGTCGATCCCGAACTGCTCAAGGAAAGCTTGTATAAGCTGACCGATCTGGAAACGCGGTTCTCGCTCAACCTCAACGTTCTCGACGTAGGGTCAGGAGGTGGGCGCACGCCGGTGGTGATGGGGCTGGGCGAAGTGCTGCGCAACTGGATCGCGGCGCAGATCGAGATCCTGCTGCGCCGCTCGCGTCATCGGGTGGAGCAGATCGACAGGCGGCTGGAGCTGGTCGAGGGCTATATCATTGCTTTCCTTAACCTTGACCGCGTGATCGAGATTATCCGGACCGAGGACGAGCCGAAGCCGGTGATGATGGCGGAATTCGGCCTGACCGACCGCCAGACCGAGGCGATCCTCAACATGCGTTTGCGGTCCCTGCGCAAGCTGGAGGAAATGCAGCTTCGGGGTGAGCGCGACGACTTGCTGGCAGAGCGTGAAGACCTGGCCAAGCTGATCGAAAGTCCGGCGCGTCAGCGAACCAGACTAAAGCGTGATCTCAATGCCTTGCGCAAGGAATATGCGGAAGACACTGAACTTGGCCGCCGCCGCACGACGATTGCGGAGGCCTCGCCCATGGTCGAATTCAGCATGGACGCGATGATTGAGAAGGAGCCGGTGACGGTGATCGTGTCGCAGCGCGGCTGGGTCCGTGGGATGCGCGGGCACGTGGACCTCGATACGGAATTCAAGTTCAAGGAAGGCGACGGTCCCGCCTTTGCGCTCCATGCGCAGACGACCGACAAGCTGTTGCTCGCCAGTGCGGACGGGCGGTTCTACACACTGGGCGCGGACAAGCTCCCCGGTGGGCGCGGCTTTGGAGAGCCGGTGCGCTCCACGCTCGACATCGATCCCAATGCGCCGATCGTGGCGATGATGGTGGCACGGCCCAAGGGGCAGGTGCTGCTGGCGTCGAACAACGGGCGCGGATTTGCGGCGGGTATGGATGAATTGCTGGCCGAAACGCGCAAGGGGCGGGCGGTTGTGAACCTGAAGCCGGGCGTGACGTTGAAGGTCGTGCGCGAAATTCCGGCGGATCACGATCATGTCGCGGTCGTCGGCGACAATCGCAAGCTGGTGATGTTCAGCCTTGAGGAATTGCCTGTAATGACCCGCGGGCAGGGCGTGCAGCTGCAACGCTATCGCGACGGCGGCCTGTCGGATGCGACGACCCTGAAGCTGGAAGACGGCCTTTCGTGGAAGATGGGCGGCGACAGCGGACGGACCCGGACCGAGAGCGACATGTGGCAATGGCGCGTTGCGCGTGGGGCCGCCGGTCGTCTGCCGCCGCAAGGCTTTCCGCGCGACAACCGGTTCTGA
- a CDS encoding DUF4349 domain-containing protein: MRRIDLAKLAAGPVLVLVVTGCESGGRVSDSSEMTSADIAEPAAVEERMNAGEDSSADEIAVSLPKIAYVYSFGYRLSPNAIAPLQMAQADLCEAQGPRTCRILDMRQAGMEGQFSSGSLTLAVAAPQARAFGAKLMTLADDAGGSQISSAIGGEDLSKQIVDTEARVRARTILRDRLLEVLATRKGTVAELVEAERAVARVNEEIDQAKGWLAEMRQRVDYSRMEITYRSGMPETGGFMTPVRQAISSIAAILGNMLAFAVVALTVLLPLGLVGWAVWRLVRRLRHAEGTALENPRSP; encoded by the coding sequence ATGCGGCGGATAGACTTGGCAAAGTTGGCTGCTGGCCCGGTTCTTGTCCTTGTCGTGACCGGCTGTGAGAGCGGTGGACGCGTGAGCGACAGTTCCGAAATGACCTCTGCCGACATTGCCGAGCCCGCTGCCGTCGAAGAGCGCATGAACGCCGGCGAAGATTCATCCGCAGATGAGATTGCGGTCTCTCTTCCCAAGATCGCCTATGTCTACAGCTTCGGCTATCGCCTTTCCCCAAATGCGATTGCGCCGCTCCAGATGGCGCAGGCCGACTTGTGCGAAGCGCAGGGTCCGCGCACCTGCCGCATCCTCGATATGCGGCAAGCGGGGATGGAAGGGCAGTTCTCATCCGGCTCGCTTACCCTCGCCGTTGCTGCCCCGCAGGCCCGGGCGTTCGGGGCGAAGCTCATGACACTCGCCGATGATGCGGGCGGATCGCAGATTTCAAGCGCGATCGGCGGCGAAGACCTGTCGAAACAGATCGTCGATACCGAAGCCCGCGTCCGCGCCCGTACCATTCTGCGCGACCGGTTGCTGGAAGTGCTGGCCACGCGCAAGGGCACCGTGGCCGAGCTGGTTGAAGCGGAGCGCGCCGTCGCGCGGGTGAATGAGGAGATCGACCAAGCGAAGGGCTGGCTGGCCGAGATGCGCCAACGCGTCGATTACAGCAGGATGGAAATCACCTACCGTTCCGGGATGCCTGAAACCGGCGGCTTCATGACCCCGGTGCGACAAGCAATTTCGAGCATCGCCGCGATCCTTGGCAATATGCTGGCCTTTGCGGTTGTCGCGCTGACGGTTCTGCTTCCGCTCGGCCTTGTCGGGTGGGCCGTCTGGCGGCTGGTGCGCCGATTGCGCCATGCAGAGGGCACCGCGCTCGAAAATCCACGATCGCCATGA
- a CDS encoding type 1 glutamine amidotransferase domain-containing protein, with translation MTRKVLIIATNGFEQSELLEPRKALENAGIETTLASPESGSIKGWNKKDWGKSVDVDCSVSSVSVDQFDGLMLPGGQMNPDILRMNEKVVDLVRQFAASGKPVAAICHAPWLLAEADLLRGKTVTGWPSIRTDLKNAGGIVKEQEVAIDGNLITSRNPDDIPAFSKALISALEGSSVAQSPELETAH, from the coding sequence ATGACCCGCAAGGTTCTTATCATCGCCACCAATGGCTTCGAACAATCGGAGCTTCTGGAACCGCGCAAGGCGCTCGAAAACGCCGGCATTGAAACTACGCTCGCCAGCCCGGAAAGTGGCAGCATCAAGGGTTGGAACAAGAAAGACTGGGGCAAGAGCGTGGATGTCGACTGCTCGGTCAGTTCGGTTTCTGTCGACCAGTTCGATGGATTGATGTTGCCCGGAGGACAGATGAACCCGGACATCCTGCGCATGAATGAAAAGGTTGTAGATCTTGTCAGGCAGTTTGCGGCCAGCGGAAAGCCGGTCGCGGCTATCTGTCATGCTCCATGGTTGCTGGCCGAGGCGGATCTTCTCCGCGGGAAAACGGTGACCGGCTGGCCCTCGATACGAACCGACCTCAAAAACGCAGGCGGTATCGTGAAGGAGCAGGAAGTCGCTATCGACGGCAACCTGATTACAAGCCGCAACCCGGACGACATTCCGGCTTTCAGCAAAGCGCTTATTTCGGCGCTTGAAGGTAGCAGCGTTGCCCAATCGCCCGAGCTCGAAACGGCGCACTAA